The following proteins are encoded in a genomic region of Mycoplasma sp. NEAQ87857:
- a CDS encoding M17 family metallopeptidase, which translates to MIKVDNSRNTAMLLTAVYEQDSNDKQIAKKNGYISHYFEQNIAYIYIDKKHQTIDELQQMIINLVSGANYDYQIDVESFVNEHFSLEQVLRILITKISFAQAKLFKKTIEEEQEKDKEISLYLNNDSQDILDLITKLNIVANAINKARNFQIMPENFLNSENLASNIVNDFAGINNLKLTVLTKKEITNLNMGLLLSVNQGSTHEPRVVIAQYLGDPSSKEKIVIVGKGITFDTGGVNTKGYHMEGMKYDMSGSVIAAYAVKSLAMINAKVNVACVMCITDNRINNDASLPENVYQSMSGKWVEVVDTDAEGRLVLADGIYYAADKLNATTIIDVATLTGSMLVALGNSYTGIWSTNDDKYQVFNNSAKQAMEKVWRMPLHEDYNKGNKGSKVADLANWSSKVRPDSSQAAMFLKEFTKDTDFIHCDVAGTADKDGEPQGELIATLVEYAINSFNK; encoded by the coding sequence ATGATAAAAGTAGATAACAGCAGAAATACAGCTATGTTATTAACTGCTGTGTATGAACAAGATAGCAATGATAAACAAATAGCTAAAAAAAATGGATATATTAGTCATTATTTTGAACAAAATATCGCATATATTTACATCGATAAAAAACATCAAACCATTGATGAATTACAACAAATGATAATAAATTTGGTATCTGGTGCAAACTATGATTACCAAATAGACGTAGAAAGTTTTGTTAATGAACATTTCTCTTTAGAACAAGTTCTTAGAATCTTAATTACTAAAATTAGCTTTGCTCAAGCGAAATTATTCAAAAAAACTATTGAAGAAGAACAAGAAAAAGACAAAGAAATTTCATTATACTTAAACAATGATTCACAAGACATATTAGATTTAATTACTAAACTTAATATAGTAGCTAACGCAATAAACAAAGCAAGAAATTTTCAAATTATGCCAGAGAATTTCTTAAATTCTGAAAACCTAGCTTCAAACATCGTTAATGACTTTGCTGGTATTAATAATTTAAAACTTACAGTATTAACCAAAAAAGAAATAACTAATTTAAATATGGGATTACTACTTTCAGTTAATCAAGGTTCAACACATGAACCAAGAGTAGTTATTGCACAATACCTTGGAGATCCTTCAAGCAAAGAAAAAATTGTTATTGTAGGTAAAGGTATTACTTTTGATACTGGAGGAGTTAATACTAAAGGATATCATATGGAAGGAATGAAATATGATATGTCTGGATCAGTAATTGCAGCTTATGCAGTAAAATCTTTAGCAATGATAAATGCTAAAGTAAATGTTGCTTGTGTAATGTGTATTACTGACAATAGAATTAATAACGATGCTTCTTTACCAGAAAATGTATATCAATCAATGAGTGGTAAATGAGTAGAAGTAGTTGATACAGATGCTGAAGGAAGATTAGTTTTAGCTGATGGTATTTACTATGCTGCAGATAAATTAAATGCAACAACTATTATCGATGTTGCAACATTAACTGGATCAATGCTTGTAGCTTTAGGGAATAGCTATACAGGTATTTGATCAACTAATGATGATAAATATCAAGTGTTTAATAACAGTGCTAAACAAGCAATGGAAAAGGTATGAAGAATGCCTTTACACGAGGACTATAATAAAGGGAATAAAGGTTCTAAAGTTGCTGATTTAGCCAATTGAAGTTCAAAAGTTAGACCTGATTCTTCTCAAGCAGCTATGTTTTTAAAAGAATTCACTAAAGACACTGATTTTATTCACTGTGATGTTGCAGGAACTGCAGACAAAGATGGTGAACCTCAAGGGGAATTAATTGCTACTTTAGTAGAATATGCAATTAATTCATTTAACAAATAA
- a CDS encoding bifunctional oligoribonuclease/PAP phosphatase NrnA: MQIGNLELVTKELIKYDSIVIFHHIRPDGDCLGSQFGLKELLETNFPNKKVYAIGDSKGSFSFLNLQMDTVPSDEVLAKSLGVVVDANFKERIEFKEVLDKNLFDQVIRIDHHPNDDDLPANTVRWVDSSYVAADEMIAEIAIKNNWIITPKAANLLYLGINTDSGRFLFNNTTSRTLNIAAKLYDAGLDSDFIHTNLAAISLDDLKYQSWLLSTLKTRDGVAYIQNDLATTKQLGKTAQSSVRVNSIANIQGYPIWVQFTEEEDGRIRVEFRSNGPIVRNVAVKWNGGGHERASGAIIDSFDLVEQVIDDCALEVKRYLNEKDN, encoded by the coding sequence ATGCAAATAGGTAATTTAGAATTAGTTACTAAAGAACTTATTAAATACGACAGCATTGTTATTTTTCACCACATTCGTCCTGATGGAGATTGTTTAGGATCTCAATTTGGACTAAAGGAATTATTAGAAACTAATTTTCCTAATAAAAAAGTTTATGCTATAGGAGATTCTAAAGGTTCTTTTAGCTTTTTAAACTTACAAATGGATACTGTTCCTAGTGATGAAGTTTTAGCTAAATCTCTAGGGGTAGTAGTTGATGCTAACTTTAAAGAAAGAATTGAATTTAAAGAAGTATTAGATAAAAATCTATTTGATCAAGTAATTAGAATTGATCATCATCCAAATGATGATGATCTACCAGCAAATACAGTTAGATGAGTAGATAGCTCTTATGTAGCAGCAGATGAAATGATTGCTGAAATAGCTATTAAAAATAACTGAATTATTACTCCTAAAGCTGCTAATTTACTTTATTTAGGAATTAACACTGATAGTGGTAGATTCTTATTTAATAATACTACTAGTAGAACCTTAAATATTGCTGCTAAATTATATGATGCAGGACTAGATAGTGATTTTATTCATACTAATCTTGCAGCTATTTCTTTAGATGATTTAAAATACCAATCTTGATTATTATCAACCTTAAAAACTAGAGATGGAGTAGCTTATATCCAAAACGATTTAGCTACTACTAAACAACTAGGTAAAACTGCTCAATCTTCAGTAAGAGTAAACTCAATTGCTAATATCCAAGGATATCCAATTTGAGTTCAATTTACCGAAGAAGAAGATGGCAGAATTAGAGTGGAATTTAGATCTAATGGACCGATTGTTCGTAATGTTGCAGTTAAATGAAATGGTGGAGGTCATGAACGAGCTTCAGGAGCTATTATTGATTCATTTGACTTAGTTGAACAAGTTATTGATGATTGTGCTTTAGAAGTTAAAAGATACTTAAACGAAAAAGATAATTAA
- a CDS encoding bifunctional oligoribonuclease/PAP phosphatase NrnA → MKIGNSQTAIEAIEKYNNIVIFHHIRPDGDCLGSQAGLAELIRTNYPNKKVYTVGNNIGLFDFMGYEFTPEDQIDYNDSLAIVVDASSGDRIECADILYQNKTTAKLRIDHHPNGADIDYDYNWIDEHYVAAAEMIAQIAYDANWTVTQKASSHIYLGINTDSGRFLYPDTSARTHKLVAFLMENGFHPANILRELSKRSLKDIKFIGKILSEFKKEGRVLYYEITPEILKEYDMDSFTAAMYVNELANIEDNSCWALFIQLEDGTVRGRLRSNGPLVNIVAKKYNGGGHDNAAGITVASWDMVPSVLADLNQAIKEYECK, encoded by the coding sequence ATGAAAATAGGAAATTCACAAACAGCAATAGAAGCAATCGAAAAATATAATAACATCGTTATTTTTCACCACATTCGTCCTGATGGAGATTGTTTAGGATCTCAAGCAGGTTTAGCTGAGTTAATTAGAACTAACTACCCAAATAAAAAAGTATATACTGTAGGTAATAACATTGGTTTATTTGACTTTATGGGATATGAATTTACTCCAGAAGATCAAATAGATTACAATGATTCATTAGCTATTGTAGTAGATGCTTCTAGTGGAGATAGAATCGAATGTGCAGATATACTTTATCAAAACAAAACTACTGCTAAATTAAGAATTGATCACCATCCTAATGGTGCAGATATTGATTATGACTACAACTGAATTGATGAACATTATGTAGCTGCAGCTGAAATGATTGCTCAAATTGCTTATGATGCAAATTGAACAGTAACTCAAAAAGCAAGTAGTCATATTTATTTAGGAATTAACACTGATAGTGGTAGATTCTTATATCCAGATACTTCTGCAAGAACTCACAAATTAGTAGCTTTTTTAATGGAAAATGGATTTCATCCAGCAAATATCTTAAGAGAACTTTCAAAAAGATCTCTTAAAGATATTAAATTCATTGGAAAGATCTTAAGTGAATTCAAAAAAGAAGGAAGAGTTTTATATTATGAAATTACTCCAGAAATCTTAAAAGAATATGATATGGATTCATTTACTGCTGCTATGTATGTAAATGAATTAGCTAACATTGAAGATAACTCTTGTTGAGCTTTATTTATTCAATTAGAAGATGGAACTGTTAGAGGAAGATTAAGAAGTAATGGTCCTTTAGTTAACATTGTTGCTAAAAAATACAATGGTGGAGGACATGATAATGCTGCAGGAATTACCGTAGCTTCTTGAGATATGGTTCCAAGTGTTTTAGCTGATTTAAACCAAGCAATTAAGGAGTATGAATGCAAATAG